In Caproicibacterium amylolyticum, a genomic segment contains:
- a CDS encoding class I SAM-dependent methyltransferase, whose product MDLRYTFGENAEDYDRFRPRYCLELFQEIFQYANLKPKASAVEIGPGTGQATQVFLQAGCKVRAAELSPKMAAYLREKFAGQAALTVSCCSFEDFQAENSSIDLVYSATAFHWVPEEIGYPKVYQILKPGGTLALFWNHPTVSRENRTLYEEIQAAYGRHRLTGKPPKKYEEVAQTIARYGFRDVQTKLFHSSRTFSAEDYIRLLNTYSDHQTMEPNAKAALEQDIRQAILAAGGMVQLTDTMDLYLAKK is encoded by the coding sequence ATGGATTTGCGTTACACGTTTGGCGAAAATGCAGAGGATTACGACCGTTTTCGGCCACGGTACTGCCTAGAACTGTTTCAGGAGATTTTTCAGTATGCGAATTTGAAGCCCAAAGCCAGTGCTGTGGAGATAGGGCCCGGCACCGGACAGGCAACGCAAGTTTTTCTGCAGGCGGGGTGCAAAGTGCGTGCGGCGGAGCTTTCCCCAAAAATGGCAGCGTATCTGCGTGAAAAGTTTGCGGGGCAGGCAGCGCTGACCGTCAGCTGCTGCAGCTTTGAGGACTTTCAGGCGGAAAATTCCTCTATAGATCTTGTGTATTCCGCAACCGCATTTCATTGGGTGCCGGAAGAAATCGGTTACCCCAAGGTATATCAAATCCTGAAACCGGGCGGCACGCTGGCATTGTTTTGGAACCATCCAACGGTAAGCCGGGAGAACCGCACACTTTACGAAGAGATACAGGCGGCATATGGTAGGCACCGCCTTACCGGAAAGCCGCCAAAAAAATACGAAGAAGTAGCCCAAACGATTGCACGGTACGGCTTTCGCGATGTGCAGACAAAACTGTTTCACAGCAGCCGTACGTTCAGTGCGGAAGATTACATTCGCCTGCTGAACACCTATTCTGACCACCAGACAATGGAACCAAACGCTAAGGCCGCGCTGGAGCAGGACATTCGTCAGGCGATTTTAGCAGCGGGCGGTATGGTGCAGCTTACAGACACGATGGACTTGTATCTTGCAAAAAAATGA
- a CDS encoding PadR family transcriptional regulator: protein MDVQRKKGILDICVLAALKHGPSYGYRIVSDISVCIEVSESTLYPILRRLEGSGCVSTYKQEHNGRMRKYYRIEEPGLQKVQDFLDEADEMKRIYAFVEGAHL from the coding sequence ATGGACGTTCAGCGAAAAAAAGGAATCCTCGACATCTGCGTGCTCGCGGCACTGAAGCACGGGCCGTCTTATGGCTACCGCATTGTCAGCGACATTTCCGTATGTATTGAAGTTTCGGAATCCACCCTGTATCCGATTCTCCGCCGACTGGAGGGCAGCGGCTGTGTTTCCACCTACAAACAGGAGCACAACGGCCGTATGCGAAAATACTACAGAATTGAAGAACCTGGCCTGCAGAAAGTGCAGGACTTTTTGGATGAAGCGGACGAAATGAAACGCATTTATGCATTTGTGGAAGGAGCACACTTATGA